The genomic interval TTGCGTTAAGTTGACGCATATGCCCCGTTGCGTACCATCATCCTTAAAACCAAGATTTGTAATTTTAGGATTTATTTTATTTACATCAGATTTATCGGCAATCCACATTCCAAAACAACCTTTATCTTTATAAAAGAAAAGTTCCAACCAAAAGCTATGATTGTCGTAATATATTTCCAAGTAACGCTTTTCTTTTTCTTTAAATTTAATGTTTGTATCTTTTAGTTTGTCTTGAATTTCTGACAATACTACTAAGTTCCAGTCTTCACTGTTTATTATTTTAACTAAATTGAGAATTTTTTTTAATTCTTCATTATTTAATTGTGTTTTTAATATTTGAGCATTCATAAAATTTTGATTTTTAACATTGATATATTGTAATACTTTAGAATAATTAATACAAGCTTCCTTTACTACCTCATTGTCAGGATATTTGTTCAGCCAATTGATTATATCCTCTGGATAAAAATTGACAATTTTATCAATCAATTCTTTTTTCAAACCATTAGTTGGAGCTTTCTTGGTTTTATTACATGGTATATATACTACTTTCAAAACATTAAATACCTCGTCGTTGTCAATTTTATTTTCACTATGTATTGAATAATAGTCTTTTAACTGGTCTGTTTGGTCGATTGCATTATTTAATTTGTTTTCAATAATTATAGCCTTTTTACCCCATGTAATTAATATATCTATTCTTCTTTGATTTTTAATGGGATACTCAGTATAAACTTTAAAATCCTGATCTGTGTCATATTCGGACTTGCTTACTCCAATTAATTCAAGGAAATAAGTAACAAAAAAATCACCGCATCCATGCCCTGAATCATGATTTAAAAATGAAGCAATTATTTCACTATGTAGTATTTCTTTAGACGATATCCGATTATACATAAAAGGTAATACACAAAACGGAGTATCCTCATATTTTAGATTCAAATTCTTAGTCTTTGATAAAATTTTTCTAATTTCTTCAATCATAATTGTAATATGTTTCTTTGTTTCTGCTTTAAAAGTTTTTAGCTTACCTTATTTCATCAAAAACACTTTTCAGGTATGTCAATCTATGTCGTTCTGCTATTTTTTTGAGTACGATGGCAAATGTGGGTCGGTTTTTCTTTTATTTTTTATTATTGCAGCAAAATTTTCATTGTCGTTTTTTCCTTTAGCTTGTTGGTAATTGTATTTCAACAATGAAACAATGAAACAATAGAACAATTGAACAATTGAACAATCTATTAACTACTAAAATGGTTCTTCTTCGTCAATGTTAAAAGAGCTATCTGATTTATTATCATCTAATCCAAAATCATTGATTTTTTCATTGTTCATTTTTGATCTATAAGTAACACTACCATTCTCACCGTTTTCATCTGAAAATATGCCTGTAACATTGTTATCAAATTCAGTAAATTTTGCTAATTCGTCTGTGAATTTTAGCTGAACATCACCAACTGGACCATTCCTGTGTTTTGCAATTATAATTTCTGCAAGACCAATCAGGGAATTTCCTTCTCCGTCTTCTGTAACCCCATACCTTTCTGGACGGTGGATAAATATAACCATGTCTGCATCTTGTTCAAGGGCTCCGGATTCACGCAAATCAGATAACTGGGGGCGTTTATCTCCTTTTCGGGATTCAAGAGCTCTGTTTAATTGAGAAAGGGCAATTATTGGCACATCTAATTCTTTAGCAATGGCTTTTAAAGACCTTGAGATTGTACTTACTTCCTGTTCTCTGCTGCTTTTTGAATCACCGCCTGCTGTCATTAATTGCAAATAATCAACAATTATTAACTGAACATCATGTTGGATTTTTAAACGCCTGCATTTTGCACGTAATTCAAATATTGATAAAGCTGGTGTATCATCAATATATAAAGGAGCATCAATAAGTTTTTTAATTTTATATTCTAATTGTTCCCATTCATATTTTTCTAATTGCCCATTTTTTATTTTTCTTGATGGTAATTCGGTTTCGCTAACAATTAATCGGTTAGCAAGTTGAATAGAAGACATTTCTAAGGAAAAAAAGGCTACAGGCAATTTATGATCAACAGTAATACTCCGAGCCATTGTTAATACAAAAGCAGTTTTACCCATTGAAGGTCTTGCTGCAATAATAACCAAATCGGATTTTTGCCAACCCGATGTAATCCTATCAATATTTGTAAAACCGGAAGGTACGCCACTCAATCCATCTTCTTGTTTGCTTGCTTCTTCAATTTGTTTTAAAGCGGTTTGAATTATTATATTTATTTTGGCTGTTTCTTTTCGTATATTTCCTTCAGATATTTTAAAAAGTTCACTTTCCGAATAATTGAGTAGATCAAGAACATCAGTACTTTCATCAAATGCCTTTTTTTGAATTTCAGATGAAACTCTTATTAATTCTCTTTGAATATATTTTTGAGCAATAATTCTTGCATGATATTCAATATGAGCTGCTGAAGCAACTCTCAATGTTAATTGGCTTATATAATATTGTCCGCCGACTTCTTCTAATTCGCTTCTGCTTTTTAATTCTTCTATAACTGTAAGAATATCAATTGATTTGTTATTAGTTGATAAGTCACGAATAGCACTGTAAATTTTTCTATGCGATTCTTTGTAAAAACAGGCGGGTGGATCTAAAATGTCTATTACAGCAATTACAGCATCTTTTTCTAACATCAATGCACCTAAAACAGCTTCTTCAATATCAATTGCCTGTGGCGGTACTTTTCCAATGTCTATACCTATTTTATTTATTACTGATTCTGTGGGGTTTTTCTTTAATGCCATAAATAATTATATTTTGAAGCAGTAAAAGTACAAAAAAGGATAAGGTAAAAATTTATTTTTTATTGAGTTTTTAAACAAGTTATTATAAAAGTAATTAACAAATTGTTAAAAAATTTTTTTGCTCTCAAAATCAATACTATAAGTAACTATATTTTTGCATAAGTTACAAAAAACATAAGCGTTCATAGTTAAAAATATGAAATTTAAAGTCCTAAATTCCAAGCCCCAAGTCCCAAATTTCAAGGAAAAAAGAACAAAAATATAAAAAAAAAAATGATATTTGCGAAAGATTACTGAAATTTGCAATTGATGTAATTTTATATCTTCGTACTGTAAAAAAATGTTCATATTTGGTGCAAGAATTATAGAACTAAAAAGAATATTTGCGTCCATTATTAATAAACTATGAAAATTCCAAAAATAACAAAAAAAGTGATTTACGCTTTTGGGACTTGGAATTTGGAACTTGGGACTTATAAAAATAAAGTGTGAACGTGTACAAAAAAATATACATTTAACATTAAAAATATTTCATTAATTATGATTTGTTTTCCAAATGCAAAGATAAATATTGGTTTAAATATTCTTGAAAAAAGGGATGATGGTTTTCATAATATTGAGACAGTATTTTATCCTATAGGATTATGTGACATTCTTGAATTTATTCCAATAGATAAAAAATCAAAGCATAAATATTATTTTGAAAATACAGGTATATATGCAAATATAATTCCTGAAAATGATTTAGTAATAAAAACTTATAATCTGTTAGTAAAAGAAAAATATCATTTACCTGCAATTAAAATTCATTTACATAAAGTAATTCCTTTGGGTGCCGGACTTGGTGGTGGTTCATCAAATGCTTCATTTATGTTAAAATATTTGAATGAATATTTTCGGTTAAATATTTCTGAACAAAAATTAAAATCTTATGCTTCAAAATTAGGAAGCGATTGTTCTTTTTTTATTGATAACATACCTTGTTTTGCATCGGGTAGGGGAGATATTTTAAAACAAATTGAATTAAACTTGTCGGGATATTATATAGTTTTAATTAAACCTGATTTTTCGATAGAAACAACTTGGGCTTATTCTCAGGTTAAGCCTAAAGTTCCT from Bacteroidales bacterium carries:
- a CDS encoding PD-(D/E)XK nuclease family protein; the encoded protein is MIEEIRKILSKTKNLNLKYEDTPFCVLPFMYNRISSKEILHSEIIASFLNHDSGHGCGDFFVTYFLELIGVSKSEYDTDQDFKVYTEYPIKNQRRIDILITWGKKAIIIENKLNNAIDQTDQLKDYYSIHSENKIDNDEVFNVLKVVYIPCNKTKKAPTNGLKKELIDKIVNFYPEDIINWLNKYPDNEVVKEACINYSKVLQYINVKNQNFMNAQILKTQLNNEELKKILNLVKIINSEDWNLVVLSEIQDKLKDTNIKFKEKEKRYLEIYYDNHSFWLELFFYKDKGCFGMWIADKSDVNKINPKITNLGFKDDGTQRGICVNLTQ
- the dnaB gene encoding replicative DNA helicase, with the translated sequence MALKKNPTESVINKIGIDIGKVPPQAIDIEEAVLGALMLEKDAVIAVIDILDPPACFYKESHRKIYSAIRDLSTNNKSIDILTVIEELKSRSELEEVGGQYYISQLTLRVASAAHIEYHARIIAQKYIQRELIRVSSEIQKKAFDESTDVLDLLNYSESELFKISEGNIRKETAKINIIIQTALKQIEEASKQEDGLSGVPSGFTNIDRITSGWQKSDLVIIAARPSMGKTAFVLTMARSITVDHKLPVAFFSLEMSSIQLANRLIVSETELPSRKIKNGQLEKYEWEQLEYKIKKLIDAPLYIDDTPALSIFELRAKCRRLKIQHDVQLIIVDYLQLMTAGGDSKSSREQEVSTISRSLKAIAKELDVPIIALSQLNRALESRKGDKRPQLSDLRESGALEQDADMVIFIHRPERYGVTEDGEGNSLIGLAEIIIAKHRNGPVGDVQLKFTDELAKFTEFDNNVTGIFSDENGENGSVTYRSKMNNEKINDFGLDDNKSDSSFNIDEEEPF
- a CDS encoding 4-(cytidine 5'-diphospho)-2-C-methyl-D-erythritol kinase — encoded protein: MICFPNAKINIGLNILEKRDDGFHNIETVFYPIGLCDILEFIPIDKKSKHKYYFENTGIYANIIPENDLVIKTYNLLVKEKYHLPAIKIHLHKVIPLGAGLGGGSSNASFMLKYLNEYFRLNISEQKLKSYASKLGSDCSFFIDNIPCFASGRGDILKQIELNLSGYYIVLIKPDFSIETTWAYSQVKPKVPDTSLLELIKSPVTEWSNLLINNFEKVIVNKHPEIAIIKEKLYKSGAVYASMSGSGSAVYGIFSKKPDLKKLFNEHYFYWESKL